In one Streptomyces sp. NBC_01288 genomic region, the following are encoded:
- a CDS encoding aspartate kinase, protein MGLVVQKYGGSSVADAEGIKRVAKRIVEAKKNGHQVVVVVSAMGDTTDELIDLAEQVSPMPAGREFDMLLTAGERISMALLAMAIKNLGHEAQSFTGSQAGVITDSVHNKARIIDVTPGRIRTALDEGNIAIVAGFQGVSQDKKDITTLGRGGSDTTAVALAAALDAEVCEIYTDVDGVFTADPRVVPKARKIDWIVFEDMLELAASGSKVLLHRCVEYARRYNIPIHVRSSFSGLQGTWVSSEPIGDQKVEQAIISGVAHDTSEAKITVVGVPDKPGEAAVIFRTISDAQVNIDMIVQNVSAASTGLTDISFTLPKAEGRKAIDALEKNKGGIGFESLRYDDQIGKISLVGAGMKTNPGVTADFFTALSDAGVNIELISTSEIRISVVTRADDVNEAVRAVHTAFGLDSDSDEAVVYGGTGR, encoded by the coding sequence GTGGGCCTTGTCGTGCAGAAGTACGGAGGCTCCTCCGTAGCCGATGCCGAGGGCATCAAGCGCGTCGCCAAGCGAATCGTAGAAGCGAAGAAGAACGGCCACCAAGTGGTCGTCGTCGTTTCCGCGATGGGCGACACGACGGACGAGCTGATCGATCTCGCCGAGCAGGTATCTCCGATGCCCGCCGGGCGTGAGTTCGACATGCTGCTGACCGCCGGAGAGCGGATCTCCATGGCGCTGCTGGCCATGGCGATCAAAAACCTGGGGCACGAAGCCCAGTCGTTCACCGGTAGCCAGGCAGGCGTCATCACCGACTCGGTCCACAACAAAGCGCGGATCATCGACGTCACGCCCGGTCGGATCCGCACGGCGTTGGACGAGGGCAACATCGCCATCGTCGCCGGGTTCCAGGGTGTGAGCCAGGACAAGAAGGACATCACCACGCTGGGGCGGGGCGGCAGCGACACCACCGCCGTCGCCCTCGCCGCCGCGCTGGACGCCGAGGTGTGCGAGATCTACACGGACGTCGACGGTGTGTTCACCGCCGACCCGCGCGTGGTGCCGAAGGCGCGGAAGATCGACTGGATCGTCTTCGAGGACATGCTGGAGCTCGCCGCCTCCGGCTCCAAGGTGCTGCTCCACCGCTGTGTGGAGTACGCCCGCCGATACAACATCCCGATCCATGTGCGGTCCAGCTTCAGCGGACTTCAGGGCACCTGGGTCAGCAGTGAACCGATTGGGGACCAGAAGGTGGAGCAGGCCATCATCTCCGGTGTCGCGCACGACACCTCCGAGGCCAAGATCACGGTCGTCGGCGTGCCCGACAAGCCGGGCGAGGCCGCGGTGATCTTCCGGACGATCTCCGACGCGCAGGTCAACATCGACATGATCGTGCAGAACGTGTCGGCCGCCTCGACGGGCCTCACGGACATCTCCTTCACCCTCCCCAAGGCGGAGGGCCGCAAGGCCATCGACGCCCTGGAGAAGAACAAGGGCGGCATCGGCTTCGAGTCGCTGCGCTACGACGACCAGATCGGGAAGATCTCGCTGGTGGGCGCCGGGATGAAGACGAACCCGGGCGTCACCGCCGACTTCTTCACCGCCCTGTCCGACGCGGGCGTCAACATCGAGCTGATCTCGACCTCCGAGATCCGCATCTCGGTCGTCACCCGCGCCGACGACGTCAACGAGGCCGTCCGCGCCGTGCACACGGCGTTCGGCCTCGACTCCGACAGCGACGAAGCCGTCGTCTACGGAGGCACCGGCCGCTGA
- a CDS encoding aspartate-semialdehyde dehydrogenase gives MATTGATVRPTLAVVGATGAVGTVMLQILSQHADIWGEIRLIASPRSAGRKLAVRGEQVEVVALTEEAFDGVDVAMFDVPDEVSAQWAPIAAAKGVVVVDNSGAFRMDPEVPLVVPEVNPHKVRHRPRGIIANPNCTTLSMIVAVGALHAEFGLRELVVSSYQAVSGAGRAGVETLRQQLSLVAGTDLGTKPGDVRRAVGDNTGPFPEPVALNVVPWAGSLREDGWSSEEMKVRDESRKILGLPKLPVAVTCVRVPVVTTHSLTVHARFQGEVTVDGAREILATAPGVVLFDNPAAGEFPTPADVVGTDPTWVGRLRRALDDPTALELFVCGDNLRKGAALNTAQIAELVARELA, from the coding sequence ATGGCCACCACCGGAGCGACCGTGCGTCCGACGCTCGCCGTGGTCGGCGCGACCGGGGCCGTCGGCACGGTCATGCTCCAGATCCTGTCCCAGCATGCGGACATCTGGGGCGAGATCCGCCTGATCGCCTCCCCGCGCTCGGCCGGCCGCAAGCTGGCCGTGCGCGGGGAGCAGGTCGAGGTGGTGGCCCTGACGGAGGAGGCCTTCGACGGGGTCGACGTCGCCATGTTCGACGTCCCCGACGAGGTCTCCGCCCAGTGGGCGCCGATCGCCGCCGCCAAGGGCGTGGTCGTCGTCGACAACTCGGGCGCCTTCCGGATGGACCCGGAGGTGCCCCTGGTGGTCCCCGAGGTCAACCCGCACAAGGTGCGGCACCGCCCGCGCGGGATCATCGCCAACCCGAACTGCACGACCCTGTCGATGATCGTCGCCGTGGGCGCGCTGCACGCCGAGTTCGGGCTGCGCGAGCTGGTGGTGTCGTCGTACCAGGCGGTGAGCGGGGCCGGGCGGGCCGGGGTGGAGACCCTGCGCCAGCAGCTGTCCCTCGTGGCCGGTACGGACCTGGGCACCAAGCCCGGTGACGTACGGCGGGCCGTGGGCGACAACACCGGGCCGTTCCCGGAGCCGGTCGCGCTGAACGTCGTACCGTGGGCCGGTTCCTTGCGTGAGGACGGCTGGTCCTCGGAGGAGATGAAGGTGCGGGACGAGTCCCGCAAGATCCTCGGGCTGCCCAAGCTGCCGGTCGCGGTGACCTGCGTGCGCGTCCCGGTGGTCACCACGCACTCCCTCACCGTGCACGCCCGGTTCCAGGGCGAGGTCACTGTGGACGGGGCGCGCGAGATTCTCGCTACGGCGCCTGGTGTCGTCCTCTTCGACAATCCGGCCGCCGGGGAGTTCCCCACGCCCGCCGACGTGGTGGGCACCGACCCGACCTGGGTGGGGCGGCTGCGGCGGGCGCTGGACGACCCGACCGCGCTCGAACTCTTCGTCTGCGGGGACAATTTGCGCAAGGGAGCGGCCCTCAATACCGCCCAGATCGCCGAGCTGGTGGCGCGCGAACTGGCCTGA
- a CDS encoding SigE family RNA polymerase sigma factor, which produces MPVIAPMPAARPARIPNQRDGVDDAVAAGTTVDHLTETYRAHYRSLLGLAALLLDDTASCEDVVQEAFIRVHSARKRVRDPEKTLAYLRQTVVNLSRSALRRRILGLKLLSKPMPDMASAEEGAYDLLERDSLIKAMKGLQRRQREVLVLRYFADMTEAQVAESLGISLGSVKAYGSRGIAALRIAMEATA; this is translated from the coding sequence ATGCCGGTGATCGCGCCGATGCCCGCAGCGCGGCCCGCCCGCATCCCGAACCAGCGCGACGGTGTCGACGACGCCGTCGCGGCCGGAACGACGGTCGACCATCTCACCGAGACCTACCGGGCGCACTACCGCTCGCTGCTCGGCCTGGCCGCACTCCTCCTCGACGACACCGCCTCCTGCGAGGACGTCGTCCAGGAGGCGTTCATCCGGGTCCACTCGGCGCGCAAACGTGTCCGTGACCCCGAGAAGACCCTGGCCTATCTGCGCCAGACGGTCGTCAACCTCTCCCGCTCGGCCCTGCGCCGGCGCATCCTCGGCCTCAAGCTCCTCTCGAAGCCGATGCCGGACATGGCCAGCGCGGAAGAGGGCGCCTACGACCTGCTGGAGCGCGACTCTCTCATCAAGGCCATGAAGGGACTCCAGCGCCGCCAGCGCGAGGTCCTGGTGCTGCGCTACTTCGCGGACATGACCGAGGCGCAGGTCGCCGAGTCGCTCGGCATATCGCTGGGCTCGGTGAAGGCCTACGGCTCGCGCGGGATCGCCGCCCTCCGGATCGCCATGGAGGCCACGGCATGA
- a CDS encoding HAMP domain-containing sensor histidine kinase has protein sequence MIRQLIVSYVLLVAVALTAFTVPVAFTLTAQLRGDTEQSVEREAKTMALLLSGDAASRAALDRMVVAYAQETPGTAEVLPASRAKTATHWGDGELEVTAPARRDGRTVGAVRITYPTSDLTRRLVQIWGFRAILAVGVLAVAAGLGAIVARRLTRPLRQLNDMASKFSDGDLTARSPVTGPHETQTLARTLNQGAERLDTLIASQRIFVADASHQLRTPLTALRLSLDNIADGVDDEFVREDVEQATAEVVRMSRLVNGLLVLARAEAKVTAAEPLPLREIVAERLSVWRPAADERGVHIALGGSVVDGRPLVLASPGHLEQVLDNVLSNALEVSPDGATITVRSELRGDEVELTVTDEGPGMSDADKSRAFDRFWRGQGLTGRSGSGLGLSVVRQLVTDDGGTVTLRDAPGNGLSVVITLRASPRSGG, from the coding sequence ATGATCCGGCAGCTCATCGTCAGCTACGTCCTGCTCGTGGCCGTGGCGCTGACGGCCTTCACCGTGCCCGTCGCCTTCACGCTGACCGCCCAACTCCGCGGTGACACCGAGCAGTCGGTGGAACGCGAGGCGAAGACCATGGCCCTCCTGCTGAGCGGCGACGCCGCCTCACGCGCCGCCCTTGACCGCATGGTCGTGGCGTACGCGCAGGAGACCCCCGGTACGGCCGAGGTCCTGCCCGCCTCCCGGGCGAAGACCGCGACGCACTGGGGCGACGGGGAGTTGGAGGTGACGGCACCGGCGCGGCGCGACGGTCGCACGGTCGGCGCCGTACGCATCACGTACCCGACCTCCGACCTGACCCGGCGCCTGGTGCAGATCTGGGGTTTCCGCGCGATCCTCGCGGTAGGGGTCCTGGCGGTGGCAGCCGGCCTGGGCGCGATCGTGGCCCGCCGCCTGACTCGTCCCCTCCGCCAACTCAACGACATGGCGAGCAAGTTCAGCGACGGCGACCTGACGGCCCGCTCCCCCGTGACGGGCCCGCACGAGACGCAGACGCTGGCCAGGACGTTGAACCAGGGTGCCGAACGCCTCGACACCCTGATCGCCTCGCAGCGCATCTTCGTGGCCGACGCCTCCCACCAACTCCGCACCCCGCTAACGGCGTTGAGACTCTCGCTGGACAACATCGCGGACGGCGTGGACGACGAGTTCGTACGGGAGGACGTGGAACAGGCGACGGCGGAGGTGGTCCGGATGAGCCGCCTGGTCAACGGCCTGCTGGTACTGGCGCGGGCCGAGGCGAAGGTAACAGCGGCGGAACCTCTCCCGCTTCGGGAGATCGTCGCCGAACGCCTCTCGGTGTGGAGACCGGCCGCCGACGAGCGCGGAGTCCACATCGCGCTCGGCGGAAGTGTCGTCGACGGCCGTCCGTTGGTGCTGGCCAGCCCCGGTCATCTCGAACAGGTCCTGGACAACGTGCTGTCGAACGCCCTGGAGGTGTCGCCGGACGGCGCGACGATCACCGTACGGTCGGAACTCCGGGGCGACGAGGTCGAGTTGACGGTGACGGACGAGGGCCCCGGCATGTCCGACGCGGACAAGTCCCGTGCCTTCGACCGCTTCTGGCGCGGCCAGGGCCTCACCGGGCGCTCCGGTTCGGGCCTGGGCCTGTCCGTCGTACGGCAGTTGGTGACGGACGACGGCGGAACGGTGACCCTACGGGACGCACCGGGGAACGGACTGTCGGTGGTCATCACCCTTCGGGCATCACCGAGGAGTGGTGGTTGA
- a CDS encoding response regulator transcription factor yields the protein MRVLLVEDDEPVAESLRRGLIRYGFEVDWVTTGAAALAHSAPYDVVLLDLGLPDTDGLDVCKALRARGDVPIIVISARSDETDRVVGLELGADDYVSKPFGVREVIARIRAVMRRAQPRAALEASGPDSYGTRLTIDRKAARVRLDGEEIPLAPKEYDLLSFLTEEPGALMSREQIMEAVWDANWFGPTKTLDVHVAALRRKLAGAITIEAVRGVGFRLEITEATTAEGTSPS from the coding sequence GTGCGCGTACTCCTGGTGGAAGACGATGAGCCGGTCGCCGAGTCCCTGCGACGCGGACTGATCCGCTACGGCTTCGAGGTCGACTGGGTCACCACGGGCGCCGCCGCCCTGGCCCACTCCGCCCCCTACGACGTCGTCCTGCTCGATCTCGGCCTGCCCGACACCGACGGCCTCGACGTGTGCAAGGCGCTGCGCGCCCGCGGCGACGTCCCGATCATCGTGATCAGCGCGCGCAGCGACGAGACGGACCGGGTGGTCGGCCTGGAGCTGGGCGCGGACGACTACGTCTCGAAACCGTTCGGGGTCCGCGAGGTCATCGCCCGCATAAGGGCGGTGATGCGCCGCGCCCAGCCCCGGGCGGCTCTGGAGGCCTCCGGCCCCGACTCCTACGGCACCCGCCTCACCATCGACCGCAAGGCGGCCCGCGTCCGCCTCGACGGCGAGGAGATCCCGCTCGCCCCCAAGGAGTACGACCTGCTGTCGTTCCTCACCGAGGAGCCCGGCGCGCTGATGTCACGCGAACAGATCATGGAAGCGGTCTGGGACGCGAACTGGTTCGGCCCGACGAAGACGCTCGACGTCCATGTGGCGGCGCTACGGCGGAAGTTGGCGGGCGCGATCACGATCGAGGCGGTACGGGGGGTCGGCTTCCGCCTGGAGATCACGGAGGCTACGACCGCCGAGGGAACGTCGCCGTCATGA
- a CDS encoding S9 family peptidase, with protein MTESNGSENTPDWEKRFRAPRVSLPDWAEDAPDRSLFVSNATGTYELYAWDRATGEQRQVTDRPNGTTDGVLSPDGEWIWWFDDKDGDEFGVWRRQPFKGGPDEPAVPGLEPSYPAGVALARDGRTAVVGRSTDEDGTTIHLARTGDETTLIYRHRESAGVGDLSHDGSLIAIEHTEHGDAMHSALRVLRPDGTAVADLDDTKGGTEELGLEVLGFAPVDGDTRLLIGHQRRGRWEPLVWDVVKGGETDLSLDLPGDVSAEWYPDGSALLIAHSFEARSEVFRYDLASGGLEKVPTPPGSVSGATARPDGSVEYLWSSAAEPSAVRSTTGEVVLDPPGLKSPGSVAVEDVWVEGPGGRIHALVQKPAGTTGPLPTVFDIHGGPTWHDSDSFSAGPAAWVDHGYAVVRVNYRGSTGYGRAWTDALKYRVGLIELEDIAAVREWAIGSGLADPDRLILTGGSWGGYLTLLGIGTQPDAWTLGIAAVPVADYVTAYHDEMEALKAMDRTLLGGTPEEVPARFEASSPLTYVDKVTAPVYISAGVNDPRCPIRQIDNYVKRLESRGAVHEVYRYDAGHGSLVVDERIKQVKLELDFAERHLGK; from the coding sequence ATGACTGAGAGCAACGGGTCCGAGAACACACCGGACTGGGAGAAGCGCTTCCGGGCGCCCCGCGTGTCCCTGCCCGACTGGGCGGAGGACGCACCCGACCGTTCCCTGTTCGTGTCGAACGCGACAGGGACGTATGAGCTGTACGCCTGGGACCGGGCGACGGGCGAGCAACGCCAGGTCACCGACCGGCCGAACGGCACGACGGACGGTGTGCTCTCCCCGGACGGGGAGTGGATCTGGTGGTTCGACGACAAGGACGGCGACGAGTTCGGCGTCTGGCGCCGCCAGCCCTTCAAGGGAGGCCCGGACGAACCCGCCGTCCCCGGCCTCGAACCGTCCTACCCGGCCGGGGTCGCCCTCGCCCGCGACGGCAGGACCGCCGTGGTCGGCCGCTCGACGGACGAGGACGGTACGACGATCCACCTCGCCCGCACCGGTGACGAGACCACGCTGATCTACCGGCACCGTGAGTCGGCGGGCGTCGGCGACCTCTCGCACGACGGTTCGCTGATCGCGATCGAGCACACCGAGCACGGCGACGCGATGCACTCGGCGCTGCGCGTCCTGCGCCCGGACGGCACGGCGGTCGCCGATCTGGACGACACCAAGGGCGGCACCGAGGAGCTGGGCCTTGAGGTCCTCGGCTTCGCACCGGTCGACGGAGACACGCGTCTCCTCATCGGCCATCAGCGGCGCGGCCGTTGGGAGCCCCTGGTGTGGGACGTGGTGAAGGGCGGCGAGACGGACCTGTCCCTGGACCTGCCCGGCGACGTGAGCGCCGAGTGGTACCCGGACGGCTCGGCCCTCCTCATCGCGCACAGCTTCGAGGCCCGCAGCGAGGTCTTCCGCTACGACCTCGCCTCGGGCGGACTGGAGAAGGTGCCGACACCGCCCGGTTCGGTCTCGGGCGCCACGGCCCGACCCGACGGCAGCGTCGAATACCTCTGGTCGTCGGCCGCCGAACCGTCCGCCGTGCGCTCGACGACGGGCGAGGTCGTCCTGGACCCGCCCGGCCTGAAGTCCCCCGGCTCGGTCGCGGTGGAGGACGTGTGGGTGGAGGGCCCCGGCGGCCGCATCCACGCCCTGGTCCAGAAGCCGGCGGGTACCACCGGCCCCCTCCCCACGGTCTTCGACATCCACGGCGGCCCGACCTGGCACGACAGCGACTCGTTCTCGGCGGGCCCGGCGGCCTGGGTCGACCACGGGTACGCGGTCGTCCGGGTCAACTACCGCGGCTCGACCGGCTACGGCCGCGCGTGGACCGACGCCCTGAAGTACCGCGTCGGCCTCATCGAGCTGGAGGACATCGCGGCGGTCCGGGAGTGGGCGATCGGCTCCGGCCTCGCCGACCCCGACCGCCTGATCCTCACCGGCGGCTCCTGGGGCGGCTACCTCACCCTCCTCGGCATCGGCACCCAGCCCGACGCGTGGACCCTGGGCATCGCGGCGGTCCCGGTCGCCGACTACGTCACGGCCTACCACGACGAGATGGAAGCCCTGAAGGCCATGGACCGCACCCTCCTGGGCGGAACCCCCGAAGAGGTCCCGGCCCGCTTCGAGGCATCCTCCCCGCTGACCTACGTCGACAAGGTCACGGCCCCGGTCTACATCTCCGCCGGCGTCAACGACCCCCGCTGCCCGATCCGCCAGATCGACAACTACGTGAAGCGGCTTGAGTCGCGGGGTGCGGTGCACGAGGTGTACCGGTACGACGCGGGGCACGGGTCGCTGGTGGTGGACGAGCGGATCAAGCAGGTGAAGCTGGAACTGGACTTCGCGGAGCGGCACTTGGGGAAGTAG
- a CDS encoding SURF1 family protein, which translates to MYRFLLTSRWWGINVFVLLAIPFCIFMGSWQLSRFQARVDSSHQATRQVETDRTEAARPLASLLPVDQNTSGRRATTTGHYGRQLLVPDRQLDGKNGFYVLTLLRTDGGKALPVVRGWIPGKPDAARAPAAPTGEVTVTGSLQASETPGDNGVSAQGGLPSGQTAAISAASLVNLVPYHLYDAWITLDKGDSGMRAVPATAPANTGLDLKAFQNLGYTGEWFVFAGFVVFMWFRLLRREVEFARDAELGLVPEDENEEAAHATV; encoded by the coding sequence GTGTACCGGTTTCTGCTGACATCGCGCTGGTGGGGCATCAACGTCTTCGTACTGCTCGCCATCCCCTTCTGCATTTTCATGGGGTCGTGGCAGCTGAGCCGGTTCCAGGCGCGCGTGGACAGCAGCCACCAGGCCACCCGCCAGGTCGAGACCGACCGCACGGAAGCGGCCCGCCCCCTCGCCTCACTGCTCCCGGTCGACCAGAACACCTCGGGCCGCAGGGCCACCACGACCGGCCACTACGGCAGGCAACTCCTCGTCCCCGACCGCCAGTTGGACGGGAAGAACGGCTTCTACGTCCTGACCCTGCTGCGCACCGACGGCGGCAAGGCCCTCCCCGTCGTCCGCGGCTGGATCCCCGGCAAGCCCGATGCGGCCAGAGCGCCGGCCGCGCCGACCGGCGAGGTCACCGTCACCGGCTCGCTGCAAGCGTCCGAGACCCCAGGCGACAACGGCGTCAGCGCCCAGGGCGGCCTGCCGTCCGGTCAGACCGCCGCGATCAGCGCGGCCTCACTGGTGAACCTCGTCCCGTACCACCTGTACGACGCGTGGATCACGCTCGACAAGGGCGACTCGGGGATGAGGGCCGTACCGGCGACCGCGCCCGCGAACACCGGCCTCGACCTGAAGGCGTTCCAGAACCTCGGCTACACCGGCGAGTGGTTCGTCTTCGCGGGCTTCGTCGTCTTCATGTGGTTCCGGCTGCTGCGCCGCGAGGTGGAGTTCGCGCGCGATGCGGAGCTGGGCCTCGTCCCTGAGGACGAGAACGAGGAAGCGGCCCACGCCACCGTCTGA
- a CDS encoding SgcJ/EcaC family oxidoreductase: MTRRSISKRAAVVTATTALALGTLGTVAATAGPQRDAKPSKKQIAALFDGWNAALQTGDPAKVANRYAPDAVLLPTVSNKIRTDRAEIIDYFDHFLPNKPVGKKVETIVNVLDSNSAMDTGIYEFTLTDPDTGAKRVVEARYTYEYEKRGGKWLIVNHHSSVMPEG; this comes from the coding sequence ATGACCCGCAGATCCATCAGCAAGCGTGCAGCCGTCGTCACCGCCACCACCGCCCTCGCCCTCGGTACCCTCGGCACCGTCGCCGCGACCGCCGGGCCCCAGCGCGACGCCAAGCCCAGCAAGAAGCAGATAGCCGCCCTCTTCGACGGCTGGAACGCCGCGTTGCAGACCGGTGACCCGGCGAAGGTCGCGAACCGGTACGCGCCGGACGCCGTGCTCCTGCCCACCGTCTCCAACAAGATCCGCACCGACCGCGCCGAGATCATCGACTACTTCGACCACTTCCTGCCGAACAAGCCGGTCGGCAAGAAGGTCGAGACGATTGTCAACGTGCTGGACAGCAACTCCGCGATGGACACCGGCATTTACGAGTTCACGCTCACCGACCCGGACACCGGCGCCAAGCGGGTCGTCGAGGCCCGTTACACCTACGAGTACGAGAAGCGCGGCGGCAAGTGGCTGATCGTCAACCACCACTCCTCGGTGATGCCCGAAGGGTGA